Proteins encoded in a region of the Geobacillus genomosp. 3 genome:
- a CDS encoding dipeptidase, with protein sequence MIFDAHCDALMKLWQDRSLSFQDGPSLHVTLSGMTEAGVKVQCFAIYIPETVPEEARFTAALEMADIFFTRIVEVFPSVKVVRTKRDIASLQEGEIGAMLTLEGCDAIGANLVKLKTLLRLGVASVGLTWNFPNAVADGAWEKRGAGLTAFGRQVVELLNEMKRWVDVSHLSEKAFWDVVETARFPIASHSNAHRLCPHPRNLTDEQIKALIEKDGMIGINFVPYFLTKDKRRATVADVLRHLDYVCALGGTNNVGFGSDFDGIAETVAGLEAVKEYTRLVNELYKHYSAEQVDRFLFRNFYDHLPE encoded by the coding sequence ATGATTTTTGATGCTCATTGTGACGCACTGATGAAACTATGGCAAGACCGGTCATTGTCGTTTCAAGATGGGCCATCGCTTCATGTTACGCTTTCGGGAATGACGGAAGCCGGGGTGAAAGTGCAATGCTTTGCTATTTACATACCGGAAACGGTGCCGGAAGAGGCCCGGTTCACGGCGGCGCTTGAGATGGCGGATATTTTCTTCACCCGCATCGTTGAGGTGTTTCCGTCTGTGAAAGTTGTGCGGACGAAACGGGACATCGCCTCCCTTCAAGAAGGGGAGATCGGCGCGATGTTGACGCTCGAAGGATGTGATGCGATTGGCGCCAACCTTGTCAAGTTAAAGACGCTCCTTCGTCTCGGCGTCGCCTCCGTCGGCTTGACATGGAACTTTCCGAACGCTGTCGCTGACGGGGCGTGGGAGAAGCGCGGCGCCGGGTTGACGGCGTTCGGCCGGCAAGTTGTCGAGCTGCTCAATGAAATGAAGCGATGGGTCGATGTGTCCCATTTATCGGAAAAGGCGTTTTGGGATGTAGTGGAGACGGCCCGTTTCCCGATCGCTTCCCATTCAAACGCCCATCGCCTCTGCCCGCACCCGCGCAACTTGACGGATGAACAAATTAAGGCGCTGATTGAAAAAGACGGGATGATCGGCATCAATTTTGTCCCGTACTTTTTAACGAAGGACAAACGGAGAGCAACGGTCGCTGATGTGCTTCGCCACCTCGACTACGTATGCGCGCTCGGAGGGACGAACAACGTCGGGTTTGGTTCCGATTTTGACGGCATTGCGGAGACGGTGGCCGGCCTTGAAGCCGTCAAGGAGTACACCCGGCTTGTTAATGAGTTGTACAAGCATTACTCCGCTGAGCAAGTCGACCGCTTTTTGTTCCGCAATTTTTATGACCATTTGCCGGAGTGA
- the spoVS gene encoding stage V sporulation protein SpoVS yields the protein MEILKVSAKSNPNSVAGALAGVLRERGAAEIQAIGAGALNQAVKAVAIARGFVAPSGMDLICIPAFTDIMIDGEERTAIKLIVEPR from the coding sequence ATGGAAATATTAAAAGTTTCAGCAAAATCGAATCCGAACTCTGTAGCTGGTGCACTTGCCGGAGTGCTGCGCGAGCGCGGCGCGGCGGAAATTCAGGCGATCGGCGCAGGTGCATTAAATCAAGCCGTTAAGGCAGTAGCGATCGCAAGAGGGTTTGTGGCACCAAGCGGCATGGACTTGATTTGCATTCCGGCATTTACGGATATTATGATTGATGGGGAAGAGCGGACAGCGATTAAATTAATCGTCGAACCTCGTTAA
- the pgsA gene encoding CDP-diacylglycerol--glycerol-3-phosphate 3-phosphatidyltransferase yields MNLPNKITVARIMLIPFFLIVMLVPFGWGSVRIAGVELPVAHLIGTLVFIVASTTDWIDGYYARKYGLVTNLGKFLDPLADKLLVSAALIVLVELGAAPAWMVIVIISREFAVTGLRLVLAGEGEVVAANVLGKIKTWTQIVAISALLLHNFPFSLIPFPFADIALWVAVIFTIWSGWDYFAKNKHAFSHSK; encoded by the coding sequence GTGAACTTGCCGAATAAAATTACGGTAGCGCGCATTATGCTCATCCCATTTTTCTTAATCGTCATGCTTGTCCCGTTCGGGTGGGGAAGCGTCCGCATCGCCGGGGTGGAGCTTCCGGTCGCTCATCTCATCGGAACCCTCGTTTTTATTGTCGCTTCAACAACTGACTGGATTGACGGCTACTACGCCCGCAAGTACGGACTCGTCACCAACTTGGGCAAGTTTTTGGATCCGCTCGCCGATAAGCTGCTTGTATCGGCGGCGCTCATCGTGCTCGTTGAGCTCGGGGCCGCGCCGGCTTGGATGGTGATCGTCATCATCAGCCGCGAGTTTGCCGTCACCGGCCTGCGGCTTGTGCTCGCCGGCGAGGGGGAAGTTGTCGCTGCCAACGTGCTTGGAAAAATTAAGACGTGGACGCAAATTGTGGCGATCTCCGCCCTTTTGCTGCACAACTTTCCGTTTTCACTCATTCCGTTTCCGTTCGCCGATATCGCGCTTTGGGTGGCGGTCATTTTCACGATCTGGTCCGGTTGGGATTACTTTGCCAAAAACAAACACGCTTTTTCCCACTCGAAATAG
- a CDS encoding TIGR00282 family metallophosphoesterase, translated as MKILFIGDVVGSPGQKMVEQYLPKLKEKHRPDVVIINGENAAGGKGITEAIYRSLLAQGVHAVTLGNHAWDKRDIFEFIDQAKRLIRPANYPPGTPGKGIVYVPTEHGEVAVINLQGRAFLPAIDCPFQKADELIAAASVRTPVIIVDFHAEATSEKQAMGWYLDGRVSAVIGTHTHVQTADHRILPKGTAYITDVGMTGPYDGILGVDREAVLRKFLTGLPVRFDVKEGRSQLNAVLVNIDAKSGRALRIERFIINDDHPYFE; from the coding sequence ATGAAAATTTTATTTATCGGTGATGTCGTCGGTTCGCCGGGGCAAAAAATGGTCGAGCAGTATTTGCCCAAATTAAAGGAAAAGCACCGGCCGGATGTCGTTATCATTAACGGCGAAAACGCCGCCGGAGGGAAAGGGATCACCGAGGCGATTTACCGTTCACTGCTTGCGCAAGGCGTCCATGCTGTCACTCTCGGCAATCATGCCTGGGATAAGCGCGATATTTTTGAATTCATTGACCAGGCGAAAAGGTTGATTCGCCCGGCGAACTATCCACCGGGCACGCCGGGAAAAGGCATCGTTTACGTGCCGACCGAGCATGGCGAGGTAGCGGTCATCAACTTGCAGGGGCGGGCGTTTTTGCCGGCGATTGACTGTCCGTTTCAGAAGGCGGACGAATTAATCGCCGCTGCCTCTGTGCGCACGCCGGTCATCATCGTTGATTTCCATGCCGAAGCGACGAGCGAAAAACAGGCGATGGGCTGGTACTTGGACGGCCGCGTGTCTGCGGTCATCGGCACGCATACACACGTCCAAACGGCTGATCACCGCATTTTGCCGAAGGGAACGGCGTACATTACCGATGTCGGCATGACCGGTCCGTACGACGGCATTTTGGGCGTCGATCGGGAGGCGGTATTGCGCAAATTTTTAACTGGGCTGCCGGTCCGTTTCGACGTCAAAGAAGGAAGAAGCCAGTTGAATGCCGTGCTTGTTAATATTGACGCCAAAAGTGGGCGTGCGCTCCGCATCGAGCGCTTCATCATTAACGATGACCATCCGTATTTTGAATAG
- the rny gene encoding ribonuclease Y, translating to MGSIIISALLALVIGAVVGFFVRKSIAEAKIGGAKAAAEQLIEEAKRAADALKKEALLEAKDEIHKLRTEAERDIRDRRSELQKQENRLMQKEENLDRKDEALNKREALLEAKEEALNERQQHIEQMESKVETLVKQQQTELERISGLTRDDARQLILERVEKELSHEIAMMVKEAETRAKEEADKRAKAVLSLAIQRCAADHVAETTVSVVNLPNDEMKGRIIGREGRNIRTLETLTGIDLIIDDTPEAVILSGFDPIRRETARIALDKLVQDGRIHPARIEEMVEKARREVDEHIREVGEQTTFEVGVHGLHPDLIKILGRLKFRTSYGQNVLKHSVEVAFLAGLMAAELGEDEMLARRAGLLHDIGKAIDHEVEGSHVEIGVELATKYKEHPVVINSIASHHGDTEPTSVIAVLVAAADALSAARPGARSETLENYIRRLEKLEEIAESYEGVEKSYAIQAGREVRIMVKPDMIDDLEAHRLARDIRKRIEEELDYPGHIKVTVIRETRAVEYAK from the coding sequence ATGGGTTCGATCATCATCTCCGCTTTGCTTGCCTTAGTCATTGGTGCCGTTGTTGGCTTTTTTGTTCGCAAATCGATTGCCGAAGCAAAAATCGGTGGGGCGAAAGCAGCTGCCGAGCAGCTGATTGAAGAGGCGAAACGCGCGGCGGACGCCTTGAAAAAAGAGGCGCTTCTCGAAGCGAAAGACGAGATTCATAAACTGCGCACGGAAGCGGAGCGCGACATCCGCGACCGGAGAAGCGAGCTCCAAAAACAAGAAAACCGCTTGATGCAAAAGGAGGAAAACCTCGACCGCAAAGATGAAGCGCTCAATAAACGCGAGGCGTTGCTCGAAGCGAAAGAAGAAGCGTTAAATGAAAGACAACAGCATATTGAACAAATGGAAAGCAAAGTGGAAACGCTCGTCAAACAGCAGCAAACCGAACTCGAACGCATTTCCGGATTGACGCGCGATGATGCGCGTCAGCTCATTTTAGAGCGCGTCGAAAAGGAACTGTCGCATGAGATTGCGATGATGGTCAAAGAGGCGGAAACGCGGGCGAAAGAAGAGGCGGACAAGCGGGCCAAGGCGGTTTTGTCGCTCGCCATCCAGCGCTGCGCGGCCGACCATGTCGCCGAAACGACCGTCTCTGTCGTCAACTTGCCAAACGACGAAATGAAAGGACGGATCATTGGGCGCGAAGGACGGAACATCCGTACGCTTGAGACGCTGACCGGCATCGATTTAATTATCGACGATACGCCGGAGGCCGTCATTTTGTCCGGATTTGACCCGATTCGCCGCGAAACGGCGCGCATTGCACTAGATAAGCTCGTGCAGGACGGCCGCATCCACCCGGCTCGCATTGAAGAAATGGTTGAGAAAGCGCGCCGCGAAGTCGATGAACACATCCGCGAGGTCGGCGAACAGACGACGTTTGAAGTCGGCGTCCACGGCTTGCATCCGGACTTGATCAAAATTTTAGGACGGCTCAAGTTCCGGACAAGCTACGGACAAAATGTCTTAAAACATTCGGTGGAAGTGGCGTTTTTAGCCGGACTGATGGCGGCTGAGCTCGGAGAAGACGAGATGCTGGCGCGCCGGGCCGGCTTGCTTCATGACATCGGCAAGGCGATCGACCATGAAGTGGAAGGAAGCCATGTGGAAATCGGCGTCGAGCTGGCGACGAAATATAAAGAACACCCTGTTGTCATCAACAGCATCGCCTCCCACCATGGCGACACTGAGCCGACATCGGTCATCGCCGTGCTTGTCGCGGCGGCGGACGCGCTGTCGGCGGCGCGGCCGGGGGCGCGCAGCGAAACGCTCGAAAACTATATCCGCCGCTTAGAGAAGCTTGAGGAGATCGCGGAATCGTACGAAGGGGTGGAAAAATCGTACGCCATCCAAGCCGGGCGCGAAGTGCGCATTATGGTCAAACCGGATATGATCGACGATTTGGAAGCGCACCGGTTGGCGCGCGACATCCGCAAACGGATTGAAGAAGAGCTTGATTACCCGGGCCATATTAAGGTGACGGTCATCCGCGAAACGCGGGCGGTCGAATATGCGAAATAA
- a CDS encoding competence/damage-inducible protein A has translation MNAEIIAVGSELLLGQIANTNAQFLSQQLAGLGINVYFHTVVGDNAGRLEQAVKTAQTRANLIIFTGGLGPTKDDLTKETISRLLGRRLVTDEEALRAIEAFFARTNRPMTENNKKQALILEGAAVLKNEHGMAPGMALTVDGITYMLLPGPPKEMQPMFTKYGAPFLRGVFSLSGRIESRVLRFFGIGESALETALADLIDAQSNPTIAPLANDGEVTLRLTAKHQDQAEAKRLLDEAEAAILTRVGRYCYGYNDETLFTKTLERLKERGWTIAAAESLTGGLFLEQLTAVPGASAAVSGGVVCYTNGVKEHLLGVPRPLLETNGAVSEPCARLLAENVRTMCDADVGISFTGVAGPDPLEGHPPGTVYVGIAIRGRDTTVHRLALSGTRDAIRTRTAKYGCFFLLETLAAGR, from the coding sequence GTGAATGCGGAGATTATTGCTGTCGGCTCGGAACTGCTGCTCGGACAAATTGCCAATACGAACGCTCAGTTTTTGTCGCAACAGCTCGCCGGCCTTGGCATTAACGTCTATTTTCATACGGTTGTCGGCGACAATGCCGGCCGTCTCGAACAAGCGGTGAAAACCGCGCAAACGAGAGCGAACCTCATCATTTTCACCGGCGGGCTCGGCCCGACGAAAGACGATTTGACGAAAGAAACGATCTCCCGCCTGCTCGGCCGCCGGCTCGTGACCGATGAGGAAGCGCTGCGGGCGATTGAGGCGTTCTTTGCCCGCACGAACCGGCCGATGACAGAAAACAATAAAAAACAGGCGCTCATCTTGGAAGGGGCGGCCGTGCTGAAAAACGAGCACGGCATGGCGCCAGGGATGGCGTTGACGGTTGACGGCATTACATACATGTTGCTGCCGGGGCCGCCGAAAGAAATGCAGCCGATGTTTACGAAATACGGCGCCCCCTTTTTGCGCGGCGTTTTTTCGCTTTCCGGGCGCATCGAATCGCGCGTCCTCCGCTTTTTTGGCATCGGCGAGTCGGCGCTTGAGACGGCGCTCGCCGACTTGATTGACGCCCAGTCGAATCCGACGATCGCCCCGCTCGCAAACGACGGCGAGGTAACGCTCCGTCTGACGGCAAAACATCAGGATCAAGCGGAAGCCAAGCGGCTGCTCGATGAGGCGGAAGCCGCCATTTTGACGCGCGTCGGCCGTTATTGTTACGGATATAATGATGAAACGCTGTTTACAAAGACATTGGAACGGTTAAAAGAAAGAGGGTGGACAATCGCCGCGGCGGAAAGCTTGACCGGAGGCCTGTTCCTTGAGCAGCTGACGGCCGTGCCGGGGGCGTCGGCCGCCGTGAGCGGCGGCGTTGTCTGCTACACAAACGGCGTAAAAGAACACCTCCTTGGCGTGCCGCGGCCGCTGTTGGAGACGAACGGAGCGGTAAGCGAACCGTGCGCCCGTCTGCTCGCCGAGAACGTGCGCACGATGTGTGATGCCGATGTCGGCATCAGCTTCACCGGCGTCGCCGGCCCCGATCCGCTCGAAGGCCATCCGCCGGGCACCGTGTATGTCGGCATCGCCATACGCGGGCGCGACACCACCGTCCACCGCCTCGCATTATCCGGCACACGTGATGCCATCCGCACCCGCACCGCCAAATACGGCTGCTTTTTCTTGTTGGAGACGCTTGCGGCCGGCCGTTGA
- the recA gene encoding recombinase RecA: MKRGKIAPPGNAEGDYYLSLSLDPIYAQKLGVNIDELLLSQPDTGEQALEIAEALVRSGAVDIIVIDSVAALVPKAEIEGEMGDAHVGLQARLMSQALRKLSGAINKSKTIAIFINQIREKVGVMFGNPETTPGGRALKFYASVRLEVRRAEQIKQGNDMVGNKTRIKVVKNKVAPPFKTADVDIMYGEGISREGEILDMASELDIVQKSGAWYSYKDERLGQGRENAKQFLKENPHIAEEIARAIRSHYGIDAGETGGEPVQDEFGLLEE; this comes from the coding sequence GTGAAGCGGGGGAAAATAGCCCCTCCGGGTAATGCCGAGGGTGACTATTACCTATCGCTATCGCTCGACCCTATTTATGCCCAAAAGTTAGGAGTCAATATTGATGAGTTGCTGCTTTCCCAACCTGATACGGGCGAGCAGGCGCTCGAAATTGCTGAAGCGCTCGTGCGAAGCGGTGCGGTCGATATCATCGTCATCGACTCGGTAGCGGCGCTCGTGCCGAAAGCGGAAATTGAGGGGGAGATGGGCGACGCCCACGTCGGTTTGCAAGCGCGCCTCATGTCGCAGGCGCTTCGCAAGTTGTCCGGCGCTATTAACAAGTCGAAAACGATCGCCATCTTCATCAACCAAATCCGCGAGAAAGTCGGCGTCATGTTCGGCAATCCCGAGACGACGCCGGGCGGACGGGCGCTCAAGTTTTACGCTTCCGTCCGTTTAGAGGTGCGCCGCGCCGAGCAAATCAAGCAAGGCAACGACATGGTGGGCAACAAAACGAGAATCAAAGTCGTCAAAAACAAAGTGGCTCCGCCGTTTAAAACAGCTGATGTGGACATTATGTACGGCGAAGGCATTTCCCGCGAAGGGGAAATCCTTGATATGGCGTCAGAGCTGGATATCGTGCAAAAAAGCGGCGCGTGGTATTCGTACAAAGACGAGCGGCTCGGCCAAGGGCGGGAAAATGCAAAACAATTTTTGAAAGAAAACCCGCATATCGCCGAGGAGATCGCCCGCGCCATCCGCAGCCATTACGGCATCGATGCCGGCGAGACGGGCGGCGAGCCGGTGCAAGACGAGTTTGGGTTGCTTGAAGAATAA